Proteins from a genomic interval of Clostridium sp. AN503:
- the nusB gene encoding transcription antitermination factor NusB, giving the protein MTRREMREHCFKMLFGVDFYPTEETAGQAEQYFNSPEEDDTAEDGTVEIVHQVDMKEEERQFLIDRMEGMAAKIPELDAKINDVAQGWKTRRMGRVELTILRQALYEMEYDIEVPSKVAINEAVELAKKFGGKDSPAFINGVLAKLVTTE; this is encoded by the coding sequence ATGACCAGAAGAGAAATGCGGGAACACTGTTTTAAAATGCTGTTTGGGGTGGATTTTTACCCGACAGAGGAGACCGCAGGGCAGGCAGAGCAGTATTTTAATTCGCCGGAGGAGGACGATACCGCTGAGGACGGTACTGTGGAGATTGTCCACCAGGTGGATATGAAGGAAGAGGAACGGCAGTTTTTGATCGACCGCATGGAGGGAATGGCAGCAAAGATCCCGGAGCTGGATGCGAAGATCAACGATGTGGCGCAGGGATGGAAAACCCGCCGTATGGGCAGGGTAGAACTGACGATCCTCCGTCAGGCTCTTTACGAGATGGAATATGACATCGAGGTGCCGTCAAAGGTAGCGATCAACGAGGCGGTGGAATTGGCGAAGAAATTCGGAGGCAAGGATTCACCGGCATTCATCAACGGAGTGTTGGCGAAACTGGTGACCACGGAGTGA
- a CDS encoding L-serine ammonia-lyase, iron-sulfur-dependent, subunit alpha: MNPEDLRYKTYVQILKEELMPAMGCTEPIALAYGAAKAREVLGAMPERVEVWSSYNIIKNVKSVIVPNTDGMKGIEAAVAAGIVAGDASKILEVISEVTYSQKVAIREFLETAPIAVKAIDGTLTFDIVLVLHKGDDSVKLRIAQYHTNIILIEKNGNVMFETETNRHLDQGHEAAQDSDREGGLTNKELLNLKDILEFADTLLLEDVKDILDPQIQCNMAIAEEGLKNSYGANIGSTWLASYGNDVRNRAIAKAAAGSDARMSGCELPVVINSGSGNQGITVSVPVIEYARELGVGEETMYRALTLANLISIHEKTGIGRLSAYCGAVSAGCAAACGIAYLKGGRYEEIAHTLVNSVAITSGIICDGAKPSCAGKIAASVMTGILGYDMYKNGGQQFKSGDGIVTCNVEATIRNVGRLGKEGMRETDREIVKMMIGE, encoded by the coding sequence ATGAATCCGGAGGATTTGAGATATAAAACTTATGTGCAGATACTGAAAGAAGAACTGATGCCGGCCATGGGCTGTACGGAGCCGATCGCCCTGGCTTACGGCGCGGCAAAGGCCCGGGAAGTGCTGGGAGCCATGCCGGAGAGGGTAGAGGTATGGTCCAGCTATAATATCATTAAAAATGTAAAGAGCGTCATTGTCCCCAACACGGACGGCATGAAGGGGATCGAAGCGGCGGTGGCTGCCGGGATCGTGGCGGGAGACGCCTCAAAGATCCTGGAGGTCATTTCTGAAGTCACTTACAGCCAGAAGGTGGCGATCCGGGAATTCCTTGAGACGGCGCCCATTGCGGTGAAGGCCATTGACGGGACACTGACCTTTGATATCGTGCTGGTCCTGCATAAGGGGGACGACAGCGTGAAGCTGCGGATCGCCCAGTACCACACCAATATCATCCTGATCGAGAAAAACGGCAACGTTATGTTCGAGACAGAGACCAACCGGCATTTAGACCAGGGCCATGAGGCTGCACAGGACTCTGACCGGGAAGGAGGCCTGACCAATAAAGAACTTTTAAACTTAAAAGACATCCTGGAATTTGCAGATACTCTTCTGTTAGAGGATGTAAAAGATATTCTGGACCCGCAGATCCAGTGCAACATGGCGATCGCAGAGGAAGGCTTAAAGAACAGCTACGGAGCCAACATCGGCAGCACCTGGCTGGCCTCCTATGGAAACGACGTGCGCAACCGTGCCATCGCCAAGGCTGCGGCAGGAAGCGACGCCAGGATGAGCGGCTGCGAGCTTCCAGTGGTCATCAATTCCGGCAGCGGCAACCAGGGGATCACCGTATCAGTGCCGGTGATCGAATACGCCCGGGAGTTGGGCGTCGGAGAAGAAACAATGTACCGCGCCTTAACTCTCGCCAACCTGATCTCCATCCATGAGAAAACCGGGATCGGCCGTCTGTCCGCCTACTGCGGCGCGGTCAGCGCAGGATGTGCCGCAGCCTGCGGGATCGCGTATCTCAAAGGCGGCCGCTACGAAGAGATCGCCCATACCCTTGTAAATTCCGTGGCGATCACGTCCGGCATCATCTGTGACGGAGCCAAGCCATCCTGCGCAGGCAAGATCGCCGCCAGCGTCATGACCGGGATCCTGGGATACGACATGTACAAAAACGGCGGCCAGCAGTTCAAGTCCGGCGACGGTATCGTAACCTGCAACGTGGAGGCAACCATCCGCAACGTAGGCCGCCTCGGAAAAGAGGGCATGAGAGAGACTGACCGGGAGATCGTCAAAATGATGATCGGCGAATAA
- a CDS encoding dicarboxylate/amino acid:cation symporter: protein MNKKEIWKSYRFPILLVLGILIGSGFGAVAGDKAAIVKPLGDIFLNLMFMIVVPMVFVSISSAVGSMVNMKRLGSILGSLLIVFVGTGAVAAVLVLAAVNIFPPAANTSITLAAAEIGEAQNVGDMIVGALTVSDFPELLSREHILPLIIFSVMFGFCISACGGEECPVGKMLVSLNAIIMKMVSLIMKLAPIGLGAYFANLVGEFGPSLIGDYGRAMLLYYPLCLIYVLVFFPLYAYLAGGKEGIRRIIKYVPTPALTAFATQSSMATLPVNLDACDKMGVPKDIREIVLPMGATMHMDGSVLSSIAKIAFLYGVFNQPFTGIGTYLMAIAVAILSAFVLSGAPGGGLVGEMLIVSLFGFPSEAFPLIATLGFLFDPAATCLNASGDAIASMMVSRIVEGKDWVKGCFAAGAAE, encoded by the coding sequence ATGAATAAGAAAGAAATATGGAAGAGCTACCGGTTCCCGATCCTGCTGGTGCTGGGAATTCTGATCGGTTCCGGTTTTGGTGCGGTCGCGGGAGATAAGGCGGCGATTGTGAAGCCGCTGGGGGATATTTTTTTAAACCTGATGTTTATGATCGTGGTTCCCATGGTGTTTGTTTCCATATCCAGTGCAGTTGGAAGCATGGTGAACATGAAACGCCTGGGCAGTATTTTGGGAAGCCTTCTGATCGTGTTTGTGGGTACGGGAGCGGTTGCGGCAGTGCTGGTGCTGGCAGCGGTCAATATCTTCCCGCCGGCGGCGAACACCTCGATCACACTGGCTGCGGCTGAGATTGGGGAGGCGCAGAATGTGGGCGATATGATCGTAGGCGCTTTGACGGTATCGGATTTCCCGGAGCTGTTAAGCCGTGAGCATATCCTGCCGCTGATCATCTTTTCCGTCATGTTCGGGTTCTGCATCAGCGCCTGCGGCGGCGAAGAATGCCCGGTAGGGAAAATGCTGGTCAGCTTAAACGCGATCATCATGAAAATGGTCAGCCTGATCATGAAGCTGGCTCCGATCGGGCTGGGAGCTTATTTTGCAAACCTGGTGGGCGAGTTCGGACCGAGCCTGATCGGGGACTATGGACGCGCAATGCTGCTTTACTATCCGCTGTGCCTGATCTATGTACTGGTATTCTTCCCCTTGTACGCGTACCTGGCAGGCGGAAAAGAGGGCATCAGGCGGATCATAAAGTATGTGCCGACGCCGGCCCTGACCGCGTTTGCGACCCAGAGCTCCATGGCAACCCTTCCGGTCAATTTGGACGCCTGCGACAAGATGGGGGTTCCAAAGGATATCCGCGAGATCGTACTGCCCATGGGGGCTACCATGCACATGGACGGCTCGGTGCTGTCCTCCATCGCGAAGATCGCATTTTTGTACGGAGTGTTCAACCAGCCGTTTACCGGGATCGGAACCTATCTGATGGCGATTGCCGTTGCGATCCTTTCCGCTTTCGTGCTGTCCGGCGCGCCTGGCGGCGGCCTGGTGGGGGAAATGCTGATCGTCAGCCTGTTCGGATTCCCATCGGAAGCGTTCCCGCTCATTGCCACCCTGGGATTTTTATTTGATCCGGCAGCCACCTGTTTAAACGCTTCTGGTGATGCGATCGCCTCCATGATGGTCTCCAGGATCGTGGAAGGCAAAGACTGGGTCAAGGGCTGTTTCGCAGCCGGAGCAGCGGAGTAG
- a CDS encoding MalY/PatB family protein produces the protein MKYNFDEVIDRSGNRAGKYDERMKKFGTMDVIPLWVADMDFRTAQPVIDACVEKAKEGIWGYTSRPDSYFDAIIGWQERRNGWTIEREKMSWSLGVVPALSALVKLFSDDGDSIMIQTPVYSEFYDVTEAWGRTVVENQLVEKDGAWTIDFEDFEQKAKDPKVKMFLLCSPHNPLGIVWTEKQLQQMFDICEANGVLLVSDEIHSDLVFHGKKHIPTALLAGAKDKVISCISGTKTFNLAGLQASATVFPTLEMKERYDRFWMNLDIHRNNAFSSVAMEAAFTKGEEWLEQLLPYLSENFDFIRDYCEMYIPKIKPTVPDATYLVWLDCRELGMDNETLRRFMIEKAKLGLNEGYTFGRSLSGYMRLNAACPRSVLKKALEQLKEAVDRLP, from the coding sequence ATGAAATATAATTTTGACGAGGTCATTGACCGCAGCGGCAACCGCGCGGGAAAGTATGACGAGAGAATGAAAAAATTTGGGACCATGGACGTGATCCCGCTCTGGGTGGCGGATATGGATTTCCGCACGGCCCAGCCGGTCATTGACGCCTGTGTGGAGAAGGCAAAGGAGGGCATCTGGGGATACACCTCCAGGCCGGATTCTTACTTTGACGCGATCATCGGCTGGCAGGAGCGCAGAAACGGCTGGACCATCGAGCGCGAGAAGATGAGCTGGAGCCTGGGGGTTGTCCCCGCTCTGTCTGCACTTGTAAAGCTGTTTTCCGACGACGGCGATTCCATTATGATCCAGACTCCGGTGTACTCTGAGTTCTACGATGTGACGGAAGCCTGGGGGCGGACCGTGGTGGAGAACCAGCTGGTGGAAAAGGACGGAGCCTGGACCATCGATTTTGAAGATTTTGAGCAGAAAGCGAAAGACCCGAAGGTGAAAATGTTTTTGCTGTGCAGTCCTCACAATCCTCTTGGGATCGTATGGACAGAAAAGCAGCTCCAGCAGATGTTCGACATCTGCGAGGCAAACGGGGTGCTTCTGGTATCAGATGAGATCCACTCTGACCTGGTCTTCCACGGGAAAAAGCATATTCCCACGGCGCTGCTTGCGGGTGCAAAGGACAAGGTGATCAGCTGTATATCCGGCACCAAGACCTTCAATCTGGCCGGGCTTCAGGCGTCTGCCACGGTCTTCCCCACGCTGGAGATGAAGGAGCGGTATGACCGGTTCTGGATGAACCTGGACATCCACCGCAACAATGCCTTCAGCTCCGTGGCCATGGAGGCGGCATTTACGAAAGGGGAGGAATGGCTGGAGCAGCTTTTGCCGTACTTATCCGAAAACTTTGATTTTATCCGGGACTACTGCGAGATGTACATCCCCAAGATCAAACCTACGGTCCCGGATGCGACTTACCTGGTATGGCTGGACTGCCGGGAGCTGGGGATGGACAATGAGACGCTGCGCCGTTTCATGATCGAGAAGGCAAAGCTGGGACTGAATGAAGGGTATACCTTTGGACGCAGCTTAAGCGGTTATATGCGTCTCAATGCGGCCTGTCCGAGAAGCGTACTGAAAAAGGCGCTGGAACAGCTGAAGGAAGCGGTTGACAGGCTTCCGTAA
- a CDS encoding glutaredoxin — protein sequence MKVIVIGSHLCPDTLYALCRLREKNAEIDFKDLSASLPDLKAYLAVRETEPQYEAVRAGGGIGIPFFALEDGTKTLDLDEVLKKL from the coding sequence ATGAAAGTAATCGTGATTGGAAGCCATTTATGCCCGGATACCCTGTATGCCCTGTGCAGATTGAGAGAGAAGAATGCAGAGATCGATTTTAAGGACTTATCCGCGTCCCTGCCGGATCTGAAAGCCTATCTGGCGGTCCGTGAGACAGAACCCCAGTATGAGGCTGTGAGAGCCGGGGGCGGCATTGGGATTCCGTTCTTTGCACTGGAGGACGGGACAAAAACCCTGGATCTGGACGAAGTGCTGAAAAAGCTTTAA
- a CDS encoding RidA family protein, translating to MKKIIATESAPGAIGPYSQAVRAGDLIFVSGQLPIDPATGAFAGDDIVSQTRQSLNNIRQILASEGASMEHVVRTGVFLKDMNQFGEMNQVYGAFFETDCPARAAVEVARLPKDALVEIEAVAWCPQK from the coding sequence ATGAAAAAAATCATAGCGACAGAGTCAGCGCCGGGAGCCATCGGCCCCTATTCCCAGGCTGTGCGTGCGGGAGATCTGATCTTTGTATCCGGGCAGCTGCCCATTGACCCTGCAACCGGAGCGTTTGCCGGGGACGATATCGTTTCCCAGACACGCCAGTCCCTTAACAATATCAGACAGATCCTTGCAAGCGAAGGCGCTTCCATGGAGCATGTGGTCCGCACCGGCGTATTTTTAAAGGATATGAACCAGTTTGGAGAGATGAACCAGGTGTACGGCGCCTTCTTTGAAACGGACTGTCCGGCCAGGGCGGCAGTGGAGGTGGCGCGTCTTCCCAAGGACGCCCTGGTAGAGATCGAAGCGGTCGCATGGTGCCCGCAGAAATAA